From the genome of Varibaculum prostatecancerukia, one region includes:
- the ppgK gene encoding polyphosphate--glucose phosphotransferase, with protein MAIAFGIDIGGSGIKGAPVDLETGEFAQERFRIDTPYPATSQAVSKTAADVLAHFDLPEDVPVGVCFPGPLPGGNVRFMANLDQEWVGKNTVEVFSKAIGRPVATLNDADAAGLAEQQYGVFKEQPGVTVFTTLGTGIGTAIFVDGVMVPNTELGHIELNGHDAETRASAAVRKRHGLSWKKWAKRLTKYYQEMEKLFSPDLFVVGGGVSRKHDKFLPLIDISTPIIPAELRNTAGIVGAAAAGAARQRKQG; from the coding sequence ATGGCTATCGCGTTTGGTATCGATATCGGCGGATCCGGCATTAAAGGTGCGCCGGTAGATTTAGAAACTGGAGAGTTCGCTCAGGAACGTTTCCGGATTGACACCCCCTACCCGGCTACCTCCCAGGCGGTATCCAAAACGGCGGCGGATGTCCTGGCTCATTTTGACCTTCCCGAGGACGTGCCGGTAGGGGTGTGCTTCCCCGGTCCGCTTCCCGGGGGCAATGTTCGTTTCATGGCAAACCTGGATCAAGAGTGGGTAGGAAAGAACACCGTGGAGGTGTTCTCGAAGGCCATCGGACGTCCGGTAGCAACCTTAAACGACGCTGATGCCGCCGGGTTGGCGGAGCAGCAGTACGGCGTTTTCAAAGAGCAGCCGGGAGTCACCGTGTTTACCACCTTGGGTACCGGGATTGGCACCGCGATCTTTGTTGATGGGGTGATGGTGCCCAACACGGAGCTCGGTCATATCGAGCTTAACGGGCACGACGCGGAAACTCGGGCCTCCGCAGCCGTACGCAAACGCCATGGTTTGTCTTGGAAAAAGTGGGCGAAACGCCTCACCAAGTATTACCAGGAAATGGAAAAACTATTTAGTCCCGATCTGTTTGTAGTGGGCGGCGGAGTATCCCGCAAACACGATAAATTCTTGCCCCTAATTGATATCTCTACCCCGATTATTCCCGCCGAGTTGCGAAACACTGCCGGGATTGTGGGGGCAGCGGCAGCCGGGGCTGCCCGCCAACGCAAGCAGGGATAA
- the map gene encoding type I methionyl aminopeptidase has protein sequence MNEYQGLSPKELAERAPLGNQEAGNVSPRLDVPKEIERPEYLFHDGPERITASDTKSPETVEKIRAAGRIAADALAAVGKAVRPGITTDELDKIGHDYIVAQGAYPSCLDYMGFPKSLCTSVNEVICHGIPDDKPLQEGDIVNVDITAYKDGVHGDTCAMFSVGEVDKESRLLMERTYNAMMRGIKAVKPGREINIIGRVISAYAKRFSYGVVRDFTGHGVGEAFHSGLIIPHYDCAPSYDTVMEPGMVFTIEPMLTLGTIEWEQWHNGWTVVTKDRSRTAQFEHTVVVTEDGAQILTLPSKE, from the coding sequence ATGAATGAATATCAAGGACTTAGCCCCAAAGAACTGGCTGAACGCGCCCCGCTGGGAAATCAAGAAGCCGGAAACGTTAGCCCCAGGCTGGACGTTCCTAAAGAAATCGAGCGTCCCGAATACCTTTTCCATGATGGTCCGGAACGAATCACCGCTTCCGATACCAAATCCCCGGAAACTGTGGAAAAGATTCGTGCCGCCGGCCGGATTGCTGCCGATGCCCTCGCCGCCGTAGGTAAAGCGGTGCGACCAGGGATAACTACCGATGAACTCGATAAAATTGGTCACGACTATATCGTTGCGCAGGGAGCATATCCGTCTTGCCTGGACTATATGGGTTTCCCGAAATCCCTGTGTACCTCAGTGAATGAAGTTATTTGTCATGGAATCCCCGATGATAAGCCGCTGCAGGAAGGCGATATTGTTAACGTCGATATCACTGCCTATAAGGACGGGGTACACGGCGATACTTGCGCCATGTTCAGTGTCGGCGAGGTAGATAAAGAATCCCGCCTGCTGATGGAACGCACCTATAACGCCATGATGCGCGGGATTAAAGCGGTAAAGCCGGGACGTGAAATCAATATTATCGGTCGGGTTATCAGTGCCTACGCGAAGCGTTTTAGTTACGGGGTGGTACGCGACTTTACTGGTCACGGCGTTGGGGAAGCTTTCCATTCCGGTCTGATTATTCCTCACTATGATTGTGCCCCCTCCTATGACACCGTGATGGAACCGGGAATGGTGTTCACTATTGAACCGATGCTCACTCTGGGGACAATCGAGTGGGAACAGTGGCATAATGGTTGGACAGTGGTCACCAAGGATCGCTCACGCACAGCTCAGTTCGAACACACTGTGGTGGTAACCGAAGATGGTGCGCAAATTCTGACCCTGCCTAGCAAGGAGTAG